The Papaver somniferum cultivar HN1 chromosome 3, ASM357369v1, whole genome shotgun sequence genome includes a region encoding these proteins:
- the LOC113361580 gene encoding thaumatin-like protein 1b translates to MGARPVFLSLTIFIIIGIQCVYSTTFTFTNYCSYTVWPGLLASSGSPPLENTGFVLQKGGSKSISAPTSWSGRFWGRTLCTQDSTTGKFTCVTGDCGSGQIECAGRGAVPPATLAEFTLNGSGGLDFYDVSLVDGYNIQMLVVPKSGSAGTGNCNTTGCLVDLNGMCPTELKVLSSDSSTPNVACKSACEAFGEDQYCCKGAYANPDTCHPSSYSEIFKHACPRAYSYAYDDGTSTFTCASSQSDYLITFCQPSANSQKSSNYPEAAMYFMGNDSNNQDEYDTSIASSTRLQHGDGRILLLVIIIMAVAISFCTSNLVLPSL, encoded by the exons ATGGGAGCACGACCAGTTTTTCTTTCACTTacaatcttcatcatcatcggcATCCAAT GTGTATATTCGACTACATTTACATTTACCAACTATTGTAGTTACACGGTATGGCCTGGATTGTTAGCAAGTTCAGGGTCACCACCATTGGAAAACACAGGCTTCGTTCTCCAAAAAGGAGGGTCTAAGTCAATTTCGGCCCCGACATCATGGTCAGGTCGTTTCTGGGGTCGAACCCTTTGTACTCAAGATTCTACAACAGGTAAATTCACTTGTGTAACAGGTGATTGTGGCTCAGGACAGATTGAATGCGCAGGAAGAGGTGCCGTACCACCAGCTACACTGGCAGAGTTCACACTCAACGGTTCAGGTGGTTTAGATTTCTACGATGTGAGTTTAGTCGATGGTTACAACATTCAGATGTTAGTGGTTCCTAAAAGTGGGTCTGCTGGTACTGGTAATTGCAATACCACTGGATGCCTTGTTGATCTCAACGGAATGTGTCCAACTGAATTGAAGGTGCTCTCGTCAGATTCATCAACGCCAAATGTAGCTTGTAAAAGTGCGTGTGAAGCGTTtggtgaagatcaatattgttgCAAGGGTGCTTACGCTAATCCAGACACATGCCATCCGTCTTCGTATTCGGAGATCTTTAAACACGCTTGTCCACGTGCCTACAGCTACGCCTACGATGACGGAACGAGTACCTTTACTTGTGCTTCTTCTCAATCCGATTACCTTATCACTTTCTGTCAACCTTCGGCTAACAG TCAGAAGTCATCGAATTATCCAGAGGCAGCTATGTATTTTATGGGAAATGACAGTAATAACCAAGACGAATACGACACGAGCATCGCGTCATCCACGAGGCTTCAACATGGGGATGGTAGGATCCTACTACTTGTAATAATCATCATGGCTGTTGCCATCTCATTTTGTACCAGCAATTTAGTCCTACCTAGCTTATGA